A window of Coturnix japonica isolate 7356 chromosome 2, Coturnix japonica 2.1, whole genome shotgun sequence contains these coding sequences:
- the LRRC14B gene encoding leucine-rich repeat-containing protein 14B: MKSLQFLSAEAFVSDAEFARKNLGSVAHNLFPLLFKASYLLERKEVIHDLVETWPLSDFNIGKLLGTTVDYQEDLSHRRCSECLESCLTGLRDYVLNHPSPCVKRLKVVDLTGIKDVEVQLCECKKTMGRWARTKLVSKLCLEVLVHLQQMQCKPCTFEISIDLLIDLFVTERNYELVVQALLQKRYCPLKICCVAFRADNLALQKFFYIIKLADPSSLRKLEVVHNVRLEMEHLEILFNSIHFPLLMSLTLPARTFNVRRFTAADELMLTTIGEKMGEMTQLTELSLAFSILTGRIQKLLSPLKTPLKMLDVSNCSLNHDDMVYLANSIHSYHLEALDLSGHYIPELYPSTFFKLLSHSSPVLRSLILEDCNIQDTHVNMLIVALSSCQKLQEFKFLGNPLSSQALKHLFTFLCELPELKNVEFPVPKDCYPLDITYPIDDARLCKFDHQKYDSIAEELKFILLQANREDVKASTPLFGSYDAAVQETNDELGAYLIKSFKETLEKLTTSLSKMS; the protein is encoded by the exons ATGAAGTCTCTCCAGTTCCTTAGTGCTGAAGCATTCGTGTCCGATGCAGAGTTTGCAAGGAAGAATCTTGGCAGTGTTGCTCataatctttttcctcttctttttaaagccaGCTATTTACTGGAGCGAAAGGAAGTGATTCATGACTTGGTAGAGACCTGGCCACTTTCTGACTTTAATATAGGAAAACTTCTGGGAACTACTGTGGACTACCAGGAAGATCTGAGCCATAGAAGATGTTCAGAGTGCTTGGAGAGCTGTTTAACAGGGCTGAGAGACTATGTGCTAAATCATCCTTCTCCCTGTGTGAAAAGGTTGAAAGTGGTGGATCTAACAGGTATAAAAGACGTTGAAGTTCAGCTTTGTGAATGTAAGAAGACAATGGGGAGGTGGGCCAGGACAAAGCTGGTCTCAAAGCTTTGTCTAGAAGTGCTGGTCCACCTGCAACAAATGCAATGCAAGCCATGTACCTTTGAAATCAGTATTGATCTGCTAATAGACTTGTTTGTTACAGAACGTAACTATGAGCTGGTAGTGCAGGCCCTGCTGCAGAAGCGTTATTGTCCTCTGAAGATCTGCTGTGTGGCATTTAGAGCTGACAACCTGGCTTTGCAGAAATTCTTCTATATCATAAAGCTCGCTGATCCCTCTTCGTTGCGCAAACTGGAAGTAGTTCACAATGTTCGCTTGGAAATGGAACACTTGGAAATACTCTTCAACAGTATTCACTTCCCTCTACTGATGTCTTTGACCTTGCCAGCTCGAACATTTAATGTGCGGAGGTTCACAGCTGCAGATGAACTGATGCTTACTACCATTGGAGAAAAAATGGGTGAAATGACGCAACTGACTGAGCTCAGTCTGGCATTTTCTATACTCACAGGAAGAATACAGAAACTGCTCAG CCCACTAAAAACTCCACTGAAGATGCTGGATGTTTCTAACTGTTCATTGAACCATGATGATATGGTCTATTTGGCCAACAGCATCCATTCTTATCACTTGGAAGCACTGGACCTGAGTGGGCACTATATTCCTGAACTTTATCCATCAACATTCTTTAAGCTTCTTAGCCATTCCTCTCCAGTTCTTAGGAGTCTTATCTTGGAGGACTGTAACATCCAGGACACTCATGTCAACATGTTGATTGTAGCATTAAGCTCTTGTCAGAAACTGCAGGAGTTTAAGTTTCTTGGAAATCCATTGTCATCCCAAGCACTAAAACACCTTTTCACATTTCTCTGtgagctgccagagctgaaAAATGTGGAGTTTCCAGTTCCAAAGGACTGTTACCCTCTTGACATCACCTACCCAATTGATGATGCCCGTCTCTGCAAATTTGATCATCAAAAATATGACAGTATAGCAGAGGAGCTTAAATTCATTTTACTCCAAGCAAATCGGGAGGATGTGAAAGCTTCAACTCCGCTCTTTGGCAGTTATGATGCAGCTGTTCAGGAGACAAATGATGAACTGGGAGCTTATTTGATCAAGTCCTTCAAAGAGACTTTAGAAAAATTAACTACTTCTCTTAGCAAAATGAGTTAA